One part of the Bacteroidia bacterium genome encodes these proteins:
- a CDS encoding T9SS type A sorting domain-containing protein, whose product MKDTLFSKSMFIWFVIQMILISLPLSAQINEDDPLRNSRNLIKEQEVILTYSEISVNSPADTRLKGLVYKKGSGTSLTEIRNQSSQTTGSNTLNPAIVATTSGNFFGEDYGDGIVHAYIGKDGALPGVYFRVDLLKGLVGTHASLTPTNGIFWAGNPAVFNNNSQIPRVEMTSGNYDDDLEDELVIVYNAPGDQLRLQVYDLSLTRSGNNVTFQLNVKEDFIFAPVNNDVRLLKNFSIAEFDMNTDGLDELAIAYREGSNIVLRVYELNQQGNLTIKQNSILFNPSLVPCAGSGSFNFTSLSLDLASGDLSPELPGEELVLAAHFDLTNGVGSAGLNQGLYVFPIGSFYTNSGAQVIELNWCDGTPFYFTNSDFLFSDEQIAVSVATGDLDGDLDDEVVLGTNSRVFVLNGATGTYPSGNKHLEFNQLTTFNIPSSYTNQQIGSEAKFADNFIAVGNIDPLVGNFGSEFRAEILVGKNFPLISDPINNDISQHFKLTVYGFNESGSQGAINWTPVIKAEKDMIAQSTSGLKVRNFSVSFGDVDGGSVILGTPNRSNISEILNPSIILNAPPTHFDVFDQTSYDVCNLYAAGEAVPSSSVNHFFSEYEEVVNESFSFSSNFTTDWAVSTSVEAGFSAAGFDLGAKMSASYGERFSKINASSISKTITQVRKATQDDELLAYLVDYSIFEYPVYRLGEITPITHVIVVQPKNVRPTFTGARSPRHTYKNTHQFGNLFSYPTNLNELDLPPGSITNVYEGLKSQEIKKGSGFGASFSVSQTEARAEGVQSEISTNTTVGANVGGAFKGFGINVSVEGSYSTSDIQNRSAKYQDSVSMRGFLGAGEGSSIPGDYPYAITPLVYWNEDGTLVLDYLVDITKTGFWQNFYNSYDPAFLLLDPHKTQKDIEAKETYNNTDRYRTRDIIFDKRPTPGEAITISARIHNYGFADIPTTSLDVAFYYVDPDGTDTLESIGLVILGEGIQGRDNGFDRSIISIPWNIPANLGPNTKVVAILDPSDNLPNEIHDYPNGNGVSNNIGWTCLFNPNCTLSEDEAIFYPGGVTSTEEELLAQLQINAFPNPFQDILNLDIELESPQDLTIELFDLQGRLLYQKEKPNMIPGKSRMDISTAGWPEGMYLYKISGDGFHKAGRIVLKR is encoded by the coding sequence ATGAAAGACACCTTATTTTCCAAAAGCATGTTTATCTGGTTTGTAATCCAGATGATACTTATTTCTCTGCCGCTTTCGGCTCAAATAAATGAAGATGACCCCTTACGCAACAGTAGAAATCTGATAAAAGAACAGGAAGTTATCTTAACCTATTCTGAGATTTCTGTCAACAGTCCTGCAGACACAAGATTAAAGGGACTGGTTTATAAAAAGGGTTCTGGCACAAGCCTGACTGAAATCAGAAATCAAAGTAGCCAAACTACTGGAAGTAATACGCTTAACCCAGCTATCGTAGCGACCACAAGTGGAAATTTCTTTGGAGAAGATTATGGGGATGGAATTGTACATGCATATATAGGAAAAGACGGAGCTTTACCTGGTGTATATTTTCGGGTCGATTTGCTTAAGGGATTGGTCGGCACTCATGCCAGTCTGACTCCTACTAATGGGATATTTTGGGCAGGTAATCCAGCTGTCTTCAACAACAATTCCCAGATACCCCGAGTGGAGATGACAAGCGGAAACTATGATGATGATCTTGAAGACGAATTGGTGATTGTATACAACGCTCCGGGGGATCAACTTCGACTACAGGTATATGATCTCAGCCTTACCAGATCCGGCAATAATGTTACTTTTCAACTTAATGTTAAGGAAGACTTCATATTTGCGCCTGTAAATAATGATGTAAGATTACTCAAAAACTTCAGCATTGCAGAGTTTGATATGAATACTGACGGGCTGGATGAATTGGCCATTGCATATAGGGAAGGGTCCAATATTGTACTGAGAGTATATGAATTAAATCAGCAAGGAAACCTTACTATCAAGCAAAATAGTATTCTGTTCAACCCTTCTTTAGTGCCATGTGCGGGTTCGGGTTCCTTTAATTTTACCAGTTTAAGTCTGGATTTGGCTTCCGGAGATTTGAGTCCAGAGTTGCCGGGAGAAGAGTTGGTATTAGCTGCTCATTTTGATTTGACAAACGGTGTGGGATCAGCCGGTTTGAATCAGGGACTATATGTATTTCCTATCGGTAGTTTTTATACAAATTCGGGAGCACAAGTTATTGAATTAAACTGGTGCGATGGAACTCCTTTTTACTTTACCAATTCAGATTTTCTCTTTTCAGATGAACAAATAGCTGTAAGTGTGGCTACCGGAGATCTTGACGGGGATTTGGATGATGAGGTGGTTTTAGGAACAAACAGCAGGGTTTTTGTTTTGAATGGAGCTACCGGAACCTATCCCAGTGGAAATAAACATCTGGAATTCAATCAACTGACTACTTTTAATATACCCAGCTCCTATACAAATCAGCAGATAGGAAGTGAGGCCAAATTTGCAGACAACTTTATTGCCGTTGGAAATATCGATCCCCTTGTCGGTAATTTCGGTTCAGAATTCCGAGCTGAGATTTTGGTAGGCAAAAACTTTCCCCTCATATCAGATCCTATCAACAATGACATTTCTCAACATTTCAAGCTAACGGTATATGGCTTTAATGAATCAGGAAGTCAGGGAGCCATCAATTGGACTCCGGTTATAAAAGCTGAGAAAGATATGATAGCCCAAAGTACTAGTGGTTTGAAAGTCAGGAATTTTTCTGTCAGTTTCGGTGATGTAGACGGAGGTAGCGTAATTTTAGGAACTCCCAACAGAAGCAATATTTCAGAAATCCTGAATCCCAGTATTATCCTGAATGCACCTCCTACTCATTTCGATGTTTTTGATCAGACAAGCTATGATGTATGTAATCTCTATGCCGCAGGAGAAGCCGTTCCCTCCTCTAGTGTAAATCATTTCTTTTCAGAATATGAAGAGGTTGTAAACGAGAGCTTTTCTTTCTCCAGCAATTTTACCACAGACTGGGCCGTATCTACCAGCGTTGAAGCGGGATTTTCTGCTGCGGGATTCGATTTAGGTGCAAAAATGTCCGCCAGTTATGGAGAGCGATTTTCCAAGATCAATGCAAGTTCTATTTCCAAAACCATCACTCAGGTGCGTAAGGCGACTCAGGACGATGAACTTTTGGCATATCTGGTTGATTATTCCATTTTCGAATACCCGGTTTATCGCCTTGGGGAAATAACTCCTATTACCCATGTGATCGTTGTTCAGCCTAAAAATGTAAGGCCTACTTTCACAGGTGCCAGAAGCCCCAGACATACATATAAAAATACGCACCAGTTCGGGAATCTATTTTCTTACCCAACAAATTTGAATGAACTAGATTTACCTCCGGGTTCCATCACCAATGTTTATGAAGGGCTCAAATCTCAGGAGATCAAAAAAGGATCGGGTTTTGGAGCCAGTTTTTCAGTATCTCAAACGGAAGCCAGAGCAGAAGGCGTACAATCCGAAATTTCGACTAATACCACAGTAGGAGCCAATGTAGGTGGAGCATTTAAAGGATTTGGCATAAATGTATCAGTTGAGGGTTCCTATAGCACCTCAGACATTCAAAACCGTTCGGCCAAATACCAGGACTCAGTAAGTATGCGTGGATTTTTAGGGGCAGGAGAAGGGAGCAGCATACCGGGAGATTATCCCTATGCCATAACACCTCTTGTGTATTGGAATGAAGATGGAACCCTGGTGTTGGATTATCTCGTTGATATCACCAAAACCGGATTCTGGCAGAACTTTTACAACTCCTATGACCCTGCTTTCCTATTACTCGATCCTCACAAGACCCAAAAGGACATTGAAGCAAAGGAAACCTACAATAATACAGATCGCTACCGAACCAGAGACATCATATTTGACAAACGTCCAACTCCGGGTGAGGCTATCACCATCAGTGCTCGTATCCACAATTACGGTTTCGCAGATATACCTACGACTTCTTTGGATGTTGCCTTCTATTATGTCGATCCGGATGGTACAGATACACTCGAAAGCATAGGTCTGGTTATTTTGGGGGAAGGGATACAGGGAAGAGACAATGGTTTTGACAGGTCCATCATCAGTATCCCCTGGAACATTCCTGCCAACCTCGGCCCCAACACCAAAGTTGTAGCCATTTTGGATCCTTCTGATAATCTTCCCAATGAAATTCATGATTATCCAAATGGGAATGGAGTTTCAAATAATATTGGTTGGACCTGCCTCTTCAACCCCAATTGCACACTCTCAGAAGATGAAGCCATATTCTATCCGGGAGGAGTTACTTCAACGGAAGAAGAACTACTTGCACAACTCCAGATCAATGCTTTCCCCAATCCATTCCAGGATATATTGAATCTGGACATTGAACTGGAAAGTCCGCAGGATTTGACCATCGAGCTATTTGACCTTCAGGGTCGTTTACTCTATCAAAAAGAAAAGCCAAACATGATACCGGGAAAATCCCGCATGGATATATCTACTGCCGGATGGCCAGAAGGCATGTATCTGTATAAAATAAGTGGTGATGGATTCCACAAAGCTGGAAGAATCGTCCTAAAACGATAA
- a CDS encoding aminoglycoside phosphotransferase family protein, producing the protein MDLKIPSFLSELAQSHVEVADWLGKLPHYVAELKQEWELELGEAFSTDASCSFVAPAKRKDGSSAIFKLGFPHLEALHEIDGLSFLQENVSVKLYDFDKEYNALLLEKCEPGMHLRNEPEEKQDEILAEIFPRLWNTDFSAAIFRPLKEMVDQWNQETKEALATFPDKELALKGCRLKDELIESTKRHQLLATDLHAGNVLSAQRKPWLVIDVKPYVGDPHYDLTQHLLNCMDRVELKGKEVIQKLAKACKLEEIRLQKWFYARLISEQEGVHQKLAQELFPEFQ; encoded by the coding sequence ATGGATCTGAAAATCCCTTCATTCTTATCTGAACTGGCCCAAAGTCATGTGGAAGTAGCGGATTGGCTGGGAAAACTCCCTCACTATGTTGCTGAATTGAAGCAAGAATGGGAGCTGGAACTCGGTGAGGCATTCTCAACAGACGCGAGCTGCTCTTTTGTCGCTCCTGCAAAAAGAAAAGACGGATCAAGCGCGATTTTTAAACTGGGATTTCCCCATCTAGAGGCCTTACATGAGATTGATGGTTTGAGTTTTTTGCAGGAGAATGTGAGTGTGAAACTCTATGATTTCGATAAAGAGTATAATGCGCTCTTATTGGAGAAATGTGAGCCAGGAATGCATTTGAGGAATGAGCCGGAGGAAAAACAGGATGAAATTCTTGCTGAAATATTCCCACGACTTTGGAATACCGATTTTTCAGCAGCTATCTTTCGGCCCCTCAAAGAAATGGTCGATCAATGGAATCAGGAAACGAAAGAAGCGCTCGCGACTTTCCCCGACAAAGAATTGGCCCTCAAAGGCTGTAGGCTAAAAGATGAGTTGATCGAATCTACAAAGCGGCATCAGTTACTAGCTACCGATCTCCATGCCGGCAATGTGCTATCTGCCCAAAGAAAGCCCTGGTTGGTCATCGATGTCAAACCCTATGTCGGTGATCCACATTATGACCTTACGCAGCACTTACTCAATTGTATGGATAGGGTAGAGCTAAAAGGAAAAGAAGTAATTCAGAAGTTAGCAAAAGCCTGTAAATTGGAAGAAATCCGATTACAAAAGTGGTTCTATGCGAGACTAATTTCTGAGCAGGAAGGAGTGCATCAGAAACTTGCTCAAGAACTTTTCCCTGAATTTCAGTGA
- a CDS encoding SusD/RagB family nutrient-binding outer membrane lipoprotein has protein sequence MKNIRLIAILLIFGLIGPSCQEALDINRNPLAATTADPNVLLPFVLAQYSNRHTTELGTRIMDVPQHFSACFNSPRQGNTSIFLTGNTWAMMYSQVLGNLLLVEQDAEAAGLSSNNVAAIAKILKANTFFELTSIWEDVPFAQALNAVDFPEPAFDKQEDVLNGVVGILDESIALIDAIPDEGIFDVSVGDIIYDGDMDLWRRYANSLKLRVLMILRNKVNVDDKINAVLNEPMIESNNQSALIRYSDAPGGQNGYNNLVEAFFGVSNEAQGVYAFGPVVHELLQGDPRADVLISNPDALEPCDIGTFAFSSPCPSVRDNVIRNDLPHMLFMPAEINFYRAEIAMANGQLDIADQQYRRGISNNIAWWGGDIPGAELTINPVDAQSFVDALNAPTMEDIHIQLYLESFIRPVVAWNTVRRTGVPELDPVPGTNISTILKRFNYPPDEVASNPNTPANPTTDTPMWFEN, from the coding sequence ATGAAAAATATAAGATTAATCGCAATCCTGTTGATCTTTGGGCTTATCGGTCCTTCTTGTCAAGAAGCCCTTGATATCAACAGAAATCCCCTGGCAGCAACCACTGCCGACCCCAACGTATTGTTGCCATTCGTATTGGCGCAGTATTCAAATCGTCATACAACAGAGCTCGGTACGCGTATCATGGACGTACCTCAGCACTTTTCTGCTTGTTTCAATAGCCCAAGACAGGGGAATACCTCTATCTTCCTAACCGGAAATACCTGGGCCATGATGTACTCTCAAGTATTGGGCAACCTGCTTTTGGTTGAACAAGATGCAGAAGCTGCAGGTCTTTCGAGCAATAATGTAGCTGCCATTGCAAAAATTCTGAAGGCGAATACCTTCTTTGAGTTAACCAGTATCTGGGAAGATGTACCTTTTGCACAAGCCCTGAATGCTGTTGACTTTCCTGAACCCGCTTTTGACAAGCAGGAAGATGTATTGAATGGCGTAGTTGGCATTTTGGATGAATCCATCGCTTTGATCGATGCGATTCCTGATGAAGGAATATTCGATGTATCTGTAGGAGACATCATTTATGATGGCGACATGGATCTTTGGAGAAGATATGCAAACTCTCTCAAACTGAGAGTTCTCATGATCCTTCGCAACAAGGTCAACGTTGATGACAAAATCAATGCGGTTCTGAATGAGCCCATGATTGAGTCCAATAATCAGTCTGCCTTGATTCGTTACTCAGACGCTCCTGGTGGACAGAATGGATACAACAACCTGGTGGAAGCTTTCTTTGGGGTTTCCAATGAAGCTCAGGGAGTATATGCATTCGGACCTGTTGTTCATGAATTGCTACAAGGAGATCCCAGAGCGGATGTTTTGATCAGCAATCCTGATGCGCTGGAGCCTTGTGACATTGGTACTTTTGCATTTTCAAGTCCTTGTCCTTCTGTAAGAGACAATGTGATTAGAAATGACCTGCCTCATATGTTGTTCATGCCTGCAGAGATCAATTTCTATCGTGCGGAGATCGCTATGGCCAATGGTCAATTGGACATTGCAGACCAGCAGTACAGAAGAGGTATTTCAAACAACATCGCCTGGTGGGGAGGAGATATCCCTGGTGCAGAATTGACCATCAACCCGGTAGATGCTCAGAGCTTCGTAGATGCTCTTAATGCACCTACTATGGAAGATATTCATATTCAATTGTATCTAGAGTCTTTCATCCGTCCGGTTGTTGCCTGGAATACGGTACGTCGTACGGGAGTACCTGAGCTGGATCCGGTTCCTGGAACCAATATCAGCACTATCCTGAAGCGATTCAACTATCCTCCGGATGAGGTTGCTTCTAACCCAAATACACCTGCGAATCCGACTACCGATACGCCTATGTGGTTTGAGAATTAA
- a CDS encoding SusC/RagA family TonB-linked outer membrane protein, translated as MKNIFLLISILIFSGFSVLAQQKVSGNMTTTDGTPLVGGSVIVKGTTLGTLTDGQGYYSLNVPQGADTLIFRYTGYGTQEVAINGRSTVNASLEEYLVVEEVVITALGIEKEAKTLGYGVDKIESEELTRARSTNVVNSLQGKVTGVNIGNTDGNLGGSSKIIIRGATSLSGNNNPLWVVDGIPINNDQFVSNGSRITGNRDFGNGASVLNPDDIESISILKGAAATALYGSRAAAGAVIVTTKSGKSNIDGSTRVEVSSSYRVDDLFITPKFQQDYGMGDFAKYDSSSVGFDWGPQLVGQTVNYLPVSGESGVLQGYENNGIDRFFRTGNTFINNIAISDADEKFNYRLSLGSLNQTGILPGASLDRFNAGLNAGIQHNKRLKTSFGIQFARTSSEGTGATGANDPNIVGLSSFSSTLNPDDFNPWIDDAGNQVNFAGPTANNYLWIRNENRNDREDTRIIGNIATTFDILDNLAVTARYGYDFDQDNRFFSNRKGTIQRLQGDYRIDNINNIQQNIDVLANYNGRLGDKFDLNIVGGFNYNSRKREDEGFFGSNLLVPELFAPGNTEQTVPARFFSERRLFGAYGSADLTYDGWATLTVTGRNDWSSTLPIENNSYFYPSVSTALVLSDALDIKSDIISYLKVRASYAQVGNDTGPYQLDFLFNPITVATGQYSLNVNFPFNDRLAFSKVNTIPPADLRPEQQTSYEVGGQLDLFNYRVRVDVAFFRTENRDQILPLPIPESTGFGFLRTNVGQVNTRGFEFSIDATPIKTKNFEWNTTVNFSRAQVEVVELSANVDRVLQASAFSSVQVVAEVGTGFELFAIPWRRDSASGRPLINPNDGTRLAGEAKAMGSVLPDFTMGFVNNFRLGDFNISATVDWRSGGVMKSSTVENLQTGGLTEETLLNRGGTFIDLEGVVQNPDGTVRDNDIPLASAADFWQALDDNSIAEPFIFDASFVKLREIAVNYTLPAGVLQNTFIKGISLGVEGRNLALLYSKVPHIDPENNLFGAGADGFGVERSSVPSTRSFGVNLKLAF; from the coding sequence ATGAAGAACATCTTTCTATTAATTTCGATACTGATTTTCTCCGGATTTTCAGTATTAGCCCAGCAGAAGGTCTCGGGTAACATGACCACTACTGATGGGACACCACTTGTAGGTGGAAGTGTTATAGTAAAGGGTACAACTCTGGGTACACTCACCGATGGACAAGGATACTATTCCTTGAATGTCCCCCAAGGTGCAGATACCTTGATCTTTCGCTATACCGGATATGGTACACAAGAAGTAGCTATCAACGGCAGATCTACCGTCAATGCGAGCCTGGAAGAATACCTGGTCGTTGAAGAAGTTGTTATTACGGCCCTGGGTATTGAAAAAGAAGCCAAAACGCTGGGCTATGGAGTCGATAAAATCGAATCCGAAGAATTAACAAGAGCCCGATCTACCAATGTTGTAAACTCATTGCAAGGAAAAGTTACCGGGGTAAACATCGGAAATACCGATGGAAACCTGGGTGGATCTTCCAAAATCATCATTCGTGGTGCTACTTCTTTGAGTGGCAATAACAACCCCCTATGGGTTGTAGATGGTATTCCGATCAACAATGATCAGTTTGTTTCTAATGGAAGCCGTATTACCGGAAACAGAGACTTCGGTAATGGTGCATCTGTACTGAATCCTGACGACATTGAAAGTATCAGTATTTTGAAAGGAGCTGCAGCAACTGCTCTTTATGGTTCTCGTGCAGCAGCAGGTGCTGTAATCGTAACCACCAAATCAGGCAAATCGAATATAGACGGATCTACCCGTGTAGAAGTTAGCTCTTCATACCGTGTTGATGATCTGTTTATCACACCAAAATTTCAGCAAGATTACGGAATGGGAGATTTCGCTAAATACGATTCTTCTTCCGTTGGTTTTGACTGGGGACCACAATTGGTCGGACAAACGGTAAACTATCTACCTGTTTCAGGGGAGAGTGGTGTTTTGCAGGGATATGAAAACAATGGTATTGACAGATTTTTCCGCACAGGAAATACTTTCATCAATAACATCGCCATTTCAGATGCCGACGAAAAGTTCAACTATCGTTTGAGTCTGGGTTCATTGAATCAAACAGGTATTCTACCTGGAGCTTCTCTGGATCGCTTCAATGCCGGTTTGAATGCTGGTATTCAGCATAACAAAAGACTAAAAACCAGCTTTGGTATTCAATTCGCCAGAACTAGCTCTGAAGGTACAGGCGCAACCGGAGCAAACGACCCCAACATTGTGGGACTTAGCTCTTTCAGTAGCACCCTGAATCCTGATGACTTCAATCCATGGATTGATGATGCAGGCAACCAGGTCAATTTTGCAGGCCCTACGGCAAACAACTATCTGTGGATCAGAAATGAGAACAGAAATGATCGCGAAGACACGCGTATCATTGGTAACATTGCCACTACTTTCGATATCCTGGACAATCTTGCCGTAACTGCTCGTTATGGATATGACTTTGACCAGGACAATCGCTTTTTCTCCAATAGAAAAGGAACCATCCAAAGACTACAAGGAGATTACCGTATTGATAACATCAACAATATTCAGCAAAACATTGATGTGTTGGCCAATTACAATGGTCGCCTCGGAGATAAGTTTGACTTGAATATCGTAGGTGGATTCAACTACAACTCCAGAAAAAGAGAAGATGAAGGTTTCTTCGGTTCCAATCTCCTTGTTCCAGAGCTCTTCGCTCCTGGTAATACTGAGCAAACCGTTCCTGCCAGATTCTTCAGCGAAAGAAGACTCTTTGGTGCTTATGGTTCTGCTGACTTGACCTATGATGGATGGGCAACTTTAACAGTTACCGGTAGAAATGACTGGTCTTCAACCCTTCCTATCGAGAACAACTCTTATTTTTATCCTTCTGTAAGTACTGCTTTGGTACTTTCGGACGCTCTTGATATCAAATCTGACATCATCAGCTACCTGAAGGTTAGAGCCAGTTATGCCCAGGTAGGTAATGATACGGGTCCTTACCAATTGGACTTCCTATTCAACCCTATAACAGTTGCAACGGGACAGTATAGCTTAAATGTAAACTTCCCATTCAACGATCGTCTGGCATTCTCGAAAGTGAATACCATTCCTCCTGCAGATTTGAGACCAGAACAACAAACCAGTTATGAAGTTGGGGGTCAGTTGGATCTTTTCAACTACCGTGTAAGAGTTGATGTGGCGTTTTTCCGCACAGAGAACAGAGATCAGATCCTTCCATTGCCTATTCCAGAATCTACTGGATTTGGATTCCTCAGAACCAATGTAGGACAGGTTAATACTCGCGGATTTGAATTCTCTATCGATGCGACTCCTATCAAAACGAAGAACTTTGAGTGGAATACTACTGTCAACTTCTCCAGAGCACAAGTAGAAGTTGTTGAGCTTTCGGCTAATGTAGACCGCGTATTGCAAGCTAGTGCATTTAGTAGTGTACAGGTTGTAGCTGAAGTAGGTACCGGATTTGAGCTTTTTGCAATTCCTTGGAGAAGAGATAGCGCTTCTGGAAGACCTTTGATCAACCCAAATGACGGAACTCGTCTTGCTGGAGAAGCAAAAGCTATGGGATCTGTATTGCCAGATTTCACCATGGGATTTGTAAACAACTTTAGATTGGGAGACTTCAATATTTCCGCTACTGTTGACTGGAGATCTGGTGGAGTAATGAAATCCTCTACGGTAGAAAACCTTCAAACAGGTGGCTTGACTGAAGAAACTTTGCTCAACAGAGGAGGTACCTTCATCGACCTCGAAGGAGTAGTTCAGAATCCAGATGGAACTGTAAGAGACAATGATATTCCTCTAGCAAGTGCCGCTGACTTCTGGCAGGCATTGGATGACAACAGCATCGCTGAGCCATTCATCTTTGACGCTTCTTTCGTGAAGTTGAGGGAAATCGCCGTTAATTACACCCTTCCTGCAGGCGTACTTCAAAATACTTTTATCAAAGGAATCAGCCTTGGAGTAGAAGGAAGAAACCTGGCCTTGCTTTATAGCAAAGTTCCTCATATAGATCCTGAGAACAACCTCTTTGGAGCGGGTGCTGATGGATTTGGTGTAGAACGTTCTTCTGTACCTTCTACCAGAAGCTTTGGTGTGAACCTTAAACTGGCATTCTAG